A window of Hyperolius riggenbachi isolate aHypRig1 chromosome 1, aHypRig1.pri, whole genome shotgun sequence contains these coding sequences:
- the POU4F2 gene encoding POU domain, class 4, transcription factor 2 encodes MMMMSLNSKQPFSMAHSSLQDEAKYSALHSSSPHSSSSATSSASVTSVRSSTGGGSSSSEAMRRACLPTPPSNIFGGLDESLLARAEALAAVDIASQCKSQHHHHHHTPHHSPFKPDATYHTMNTIPCTSASSSSSVPISHPSGVAGSHHHHHHHHHHHQPLEGELLDHITPGLTLGAMTGPDGSVVSTPAHPHMSSMNPMHQAALSMAHAHGLPSHMGCMSDVDADPRDLEAFAERFKQRRIKLGVTQADVGSALANLKIPGVGSLSQSTICRFESLTLSHNNMIALKPILQAWLEEAEKSHREKLTKPELFNGAEKKRKRTSIAAPEKRSLEAYFSIQPRPSSEKIAAIAEKLDLKKNVVRVWFCNQRQKQKRMKYSAGI; translated from the exons ATGATGATGATGTCCCTGAACAGCAAGCAGCCCTTCAGCATGGCTCACAGCAGCCTGCAGGACGAGGCCAAGTACTCTGCCCTGCACTCTTCCTCCCCGCACTCGTCGTCCTCGGCCACCAGCTCTGCCAGTGTCACCAGTGTGAGGAGCAGCACCGGCGGAGGGAGCAGCAGCTCGGAGGCGATGAGAAGAGCCTGTCTCCCAACCCCACCG AGCAATATATTTGGAGGTCTGGATGAGAGTTTGCTGGCCCGCGCTGAAGCTCTGGCTGCTGTGGATATAGCGTCTCAGTGCAAGAgccaacaccaccaccaccaccacactccCCACCACAGCCCCTTCAAGCCGGACGCTACCTACCACACCATGAACACCATCCCTTGTACCTCTGCCTCCTCGTCCTCCTCAGTGCCCATCTCCCACCCGTCTGGAGTGGCCGGCtcacaccatcaccaccaccaccaccatcaccaccaccagcctctGGAAGGAGAACTTCTAGACCACATCACTCCAGGACTAACACTTGGGGCCATGACAGGACCAGATGGCTCGGTGGTGTCCACTCCAGCGCACCCTCACATGTCCAGCATGAATCCTATGCACCAAGCGGCGCTCAGCATGGCACATGCCCACGGGCTACCATCCCACATGGGATGCATGAGTGATGTGGACGCCGATCCACGGGACTTGGAAGCCTTTGCTGAGCGCTTCAAGCAGAGGAGGatcaagctcggggtgacccaggcAGATGTTGGATCCGCTCTTGCCAACCTCAAGATCCCTGGGGTGGGTTCCCTCAGCCAGAGCACCATCTGTAGGTTCGAGTCCCTCACCCTATCCCACAACAACATGATCGCCCTCAAGCCTATCCTGCAAGCctggctggaggaggcagagaagTCTCATCGGGAGAAGCTCACCAAGCCTGAACTCTTCAACGGTGCTGAGAAGAAGAGGAAACGGACCTCTATAGCCGCCCCAGAGAAGCGCTCCCTGGAAGCCTATTTCTCCATCCAGCCCCGACCCTCTTCAGAAAAGATAGCTGCCATCGCCGAAAAGCTCGACTTAAAAAAGAACGTTGTCCGGGTCTGGTTTTGTAACCAGAGGCAAAAACAGAAAAGGATGAAATACTCGGCTGGAATATAG